gtgaaaatttgaggattttttcgattttttttactgtttatgtaatgtgtatttttatttttaatttatttctctatttgttcTATTAATTAATATATAAGCTTTTCTGCTATGGGGAATTGGCATTGTGCAATTTCATACATATTGGGTTCATATGATGTGCTAATAATAGTTGTCAATTTTTTTACTAGAGAGAGAGTTATGTTTTAAAATCGAAGCGGGTCAATATTCGGACGGGTTACGGGTgagtttaattatattttggttgaAGTTTAAGTTATGCCAATAGAACAGTGACACGtggatattaattaaattttctttttttctccagGAATTTCTGTTAGTAATAAGGGTAATGTTGAGCCAAAAAAATAATGGTTGGGGCATTTTTATTCAAATAGGTGGACGGAGGGCATTTTTGTACTAATTCTAATACTTCAGGGACAGTTCTGGCCCTTTTCCGTATAATAAATTTATATTGTAAATCTAGTTGGAGAACTTTGGAGTAATGATAAAGTTATCTTTTTATTCTTGCTCCAACTGGATGATTAAAAATTATCATGTCCAGTTCTCTCGGGGGATGGATCTATAAGAATTTACCTACCCTAATAACACAAAACCTGACTTGAATGATCCGTGAATGCGAGATCCTTTTGTGCACCGGAATGCTCTTTATTGTAAATCCAAAACTCGTATGTGTTAATTTCTTCATCCCCCTCTATCAAAATGATCAAAAAGGAAGGCGAGCTTGCTTTTTATTCCCGTGTTTGAATCCAAAGTACTTATAAGCTGAAAAGTTGGGAGTGACCAACATATGACTTATGgctgattttagcttataagtACCATGTGtatttaccaaacgcgtagataggCCAAAAGGTtcttataagccagtttgaccagcttataagcttagcctcGTACAAATAAAAGGACGAATATCTACATGCATGAGGCAAGAAAAACTTATGTCACCTTTGCCTTCCGGAAGCATGTTGCTATGTCAGTTGCAACAAATTTGCCCCCAAGGGGCTGAGGGGGTTGTATTTTGAAGTTATGGGATACAGGAATTGAGTGCTATAATCAGTTCTAACAGTATCAAAGTTATTTTAATGATCATTCCAATTTTTTATAGTTCAAGGAAAGATTTCAATAAAGGATTTGAGTGCTATAATATGATTCCCAAAATTAGTGAGGAAAAGAAAGAACCCTTGCAAGCATATAGTTGGAGTAACCCGTCAATGTATCATTAATAATGCTGAGCAGGTAACGAGAACTCCCAATAGGATCAGAATTCAGAACCAGAGATGCAAAGACAACTGAATTCAATTTTATGAAACTAAAAATCCAATGTTACAAACATGGAAAAAATGACAAAGAAGAAAAGGATCAGGGAGCCATCTCAAGGTTGGGCAGCTTCCAAGAGTTTCTCATATACTTGTCTAGCTGTCAAATCCTCCACCTGATACAATGACAAAAAATTAAACAAGAAAGTTGACTGAGAAATAACAATAGTAAGTAATATGCAGTCCTCAACAAGGATATTTCTCAAAAGCCAAAATGTATCTCGTGTCATAATGAGAGCATTTAATCAATTTTAAGCGTTTTCAAAGTGCAAAAATAGTGAATGAAAAGCTTTCCACTGATTACATCAGTGGAAGTCCTTGGCAGGTTTGGTGGAAATCCTTGGCAGGAGAATACACCACCAAGCAACTTCCTTAAATTTTCCTGTCTATGGGCTTCAATTTGACACATTTTTTCTAATTGAGTAAATAGTATAAGTGCGCGTATGGGGCAACCACACTGCTAAAATTAGAAGTGTCAATTTTTACTCACTACAAGAAGCTTTGATTTGCTATTCCACCCTCTTTGGAGAGTCATCTGAGATAGTTTCAGACCCAGTACCTGTGTCAACAGAAATCCTAGTGGTTCAGCGAATCAACCAACAAAGTATCTAAATTATGTGCTCAAATTTGATGGTATTTCCAAGAGGCAAAAAAAGTGTTCAGCATACTCGACCCATGAATTCCATAAGTTCATTGTTAGCTTCTCCACGAGCTGCAGGTGCGGATACAGTGACCCGAACATCATCTGCATTTACtcctacaacaacaatataaatgTAAAATGAGATTCTCCCAAAGATATTAGAAGTGTCACTTTTGCTGAGTAAGTTGATTAACTTAGTGCATTCTTAAGACAAAAGAGCAAATCTACGAGTCACGTCAAAAAGAGTCTTTCCTCAAAGAACGTATCCTTGTCCAGTACTCGTTTGACATAACAGGCAGCTAAGATATGCTATTATTATTAAACTGTTTTCTTTTTCATAAAATGACCATTCTTACAATATTGAGTTAAACCCAGACAAAAAGTTCTAGCCTGCCAGCACCGAGGGGGCACGTCCATATGAAAGTTCAGAGTTTGGATAGTTGCGACATCAACATCCAGGCCAAACAGCTGATTTAATACTACAAGCACTAAATTCAACTTTTACAATTAACAGAAGAGTAGAAAATCGTTATTAAAGGCACTTGATGAAAATACTGTAGTGGAGTAATTGTAAGACTTTTTGCTGTAATTTTTCAGTACCTCCTTCATACTTGGTTGAATAATATTACCTTACTTTATCTTAAAAAATTAAAGGTACTAATTATATATGAAGCATTGTTCAGTTGACAAATTATTTCGGAACCATAAAAGAATTGAAGCGAATGAGAGTGTCCAAGTCCAACTTCTAAAAACGATTGAAAGATTGTTTACTTGTAATTGCTGACCGTTGGGCACGGTCCTCGACTTCTATTGCCACTTGCACAAGGCCACCTTCTAACTGAGAAATGCAGGGCGGTACAGGAGCATCCTAAAATCAACAAGAAAATTTAATCCCTAAAGGTATATCCATATACCTGTATCTGGAAGATAGAATAAAGCATAAGATTTTACATGATCTTACAACACAAGCAAGTGACATAGAATACAGGAATATTACACAGCTAATGCAGAAAATATATTTCAGCAAGCAGAGAACAATCAATTTAACGGCTTGCTGCAATACAGAGAATATGTAGGCAAAACTATGTATACTGCAGCCAGGAAGTGAATAATGGTAAAATCCACAAAGAATTATTACCTGTGGATTTGTCTCAGCGGCAATAGTACTAAGTGCACCATCAACTACATATATGAAGGAGGCAGTCTCCAGATCTTCTTCTGACCGGTAGCAGACAAACAGGCCACAACCCTTACAGGACATCCGAAACTGCTTCTCCAGTTTCCCTTCACCACTTTTAATCAAAAGCGGAGAGTTTCAAAATGATGTTATGTGTAAAAATTGTTACCCTTATCAGTCATAAATAACAAAGTTCTTTTCCAGTGAAGAAAGAGACATAAGCTAAACATCTCTAAGTTAATAATGGATAGACATCGCATAAAGGAGCCGCCATAAAGGGCCAATCCACAATGTACATCAGAGAGACAGAAAGTAATTTAATCCTGGCAATGTTGAGCTTATCTTACTGACATTTGACTGTGTCTTGTTCACCATTTTTTCGAATTCCCAATGGTAATAATGTGTTGGTCTACACATTCTCCATGTACATTCTGAATAGCCACTCCAATAACTCAGATAGACATACTTTCAACACTTTCAATGATGTCATTCCACTATAGCTCAAGTTCATTACTGCTGGATTATATCAGCTTCTCTTTAACTCTTAGCATCTAGCAGCACTTTTCCTTTACAACGTATTCTATTTCAAATAGAAATATCTTTTTATCTTGACACAGCAGCTAATTGTATGTACTCATAAGGGAAGTAAATCAATAGACTAAAGATTACAAGAGCAGAAGAATTACCGCTTTAGAAGAACTTTCCCCGCATCATCTACACTCAGTCTTGCAAGATACTTTTCTTTATCCAATACATATGCTTTGTCGGTTTTCCTTTTTGGCATTTTCTGCAATTGATTATCTACAAGCATACTTTAGCAAGGAGAATGCCCTGTAATTGGCTACCGCcatattaaaaataacaataatttctctcttattctttggaTAATCATACGAGGATTTTTCTCCAATATGCCAAGAACAAGAAAGGTTATGCAGCACCTAATCACATCTAATCCGTGCACAATCAGCCAAAGACTATAGTTCATTGGATAATAATAGAAATTTTCAAGTTCGATGTAGCAAGTATCATATTCATCACAGAACAGAAGAGGCAACCAAATATTTACTACTATAACACAATGACTCAATGGTTCAAACTCTGCGGCAGACAAAAGCCTGGTATTTCAGTGGAAAACAGTAGAGGGGCCAGCCATTATCCATCGATTTGGTTGGCCAGGGCATAACTGACTCAGCAAAACTTTTCAGCTTAAGCTTAATTCAACTGGTCCTTCATTGCCATTTCCATAAACACAAAACATCCTACCTGGACCATAGAATCTAGAAAGAAGCTCAAAAAAAAGTTGAAGGGGATATTTAGGGAGTCAAGTAAATTTGTTTACTATTAGATTtttcagtaacttcttttaaataCTTGCAACAACAAAAACTTGTGACCTATAGTATtctaaattgaaaattcaaaaactatAAGAAAACAATATCCTAATTCACgctcattcttttttttttaaacagtGACGAGTAAATTCCGTTTATAGAAGAGAGGAAGAGGGAGGAGTGCGAACCGGAGATGAGGACGTGAGAACTGCAGTGTTTGCAGTAATAGACAAAGAGATCGGAGTTTTGACCGTCGGTAACTGCATCCTCGCTCGAGTATGTGTGCGTTGTCCTTTTCGGCATCTTTCCCCAAAGCCTCGCAAGTACCCATACTGACGGTGAAGATGAAAtagtttctttttctctcttttgtttttctttcagcTCCTTGTATTCCAAGTGAATTCTACTTTTGCCTTCGTCCTTTTTCTATTTGGACAGTTCGCCTCCAAGTTCACTCGTAACAACtcaaagaaaagggaaagaatgcTCTTGGATATAAATTTCTCAAAGGATCGTTTCACACGTAGCCAACCGAATTCACTAGCAGGTATATATAAATAACGAAATTTTAACTCCTGCGGcgaaggttaacaccttatttatttttaataaatacccttttaaaaaattatattctatagctaccttttaatttttatagcaaaatatctatttatggttacCCCTACCCTTACGCCATTAAATACGctatatattatttttctctcctttcagatttttctctCACATAATTACCGTATTGGATGTAAACCTCTCTCTCCACGTTCTCTCTCTCCAATTTCAGACACACAACGCCATTCTCTTCCCCATTCTCAGAAACCACGATTCTTCACTTCCAATTTCTCTCACTCGCATCGCCATTCTCTTCCCCATTCTCAGTCACCACGATTCTTCACTTCTTCATCTGCATTGTCTCTctcaatttttcatattttttgctCCAAATAGTTGTGGTAAGTATTTAAGTTGTTAGATTTTTACTTGTATTGTGTTTCTTCTGTTTATCTctactatttttttataaataataacCATTGTTATGCTTTCAACAGAAAACTTGAGATTTCATCTCCAATGGCTGATTCAACATCCCAGAAGAGGGTTACCAGAGGTATACCCACCAAAGTACTTAATTTCGATGGGCCCTCTTTCTCTTTGCAAATCACTCAAGCGGAATTGAATTTTGCAGGTTCAGCAGCAAATACAGTTGCAGAGAGGAGAACAAAAATACGCAATGACACATTGAAAGAAGCCCAAGTTGAGAAATCTTCGAAAGAATCAACACTTCCCGATgcggaaaagagaagaaaacctGTGGATGATGCTTCAGGTGTTAAGGGAAAGAAGGTCGATGCAAGAACTAGCTCGGATACATGGGACAGAAAAGTAATTGTTGATGTATCTATATGTATTTGAGTCCTCATACATTGAGTATTACCTTCTCCAATGGGTTTCTCTTATTGTATGTTATTGCATTTATATGTGTGCAATAGTGGATACATCGCTTTCTCTTCTTATATGTTGATTTGATTTATATGTATGTTGATGTATTCATAAGTATTCAAAGGTGCCTTCACTGTATTTGTACTTATTACAGTGACTTCTGCATATTGTATGTAGATGTATTCATAAGTATTCAAAAGTGCCATCACTGTTTTGTACTTATTACAATAACTTTTGCAAATTGTatgtagatgtatttatatgtattcaaaATTTCCATCATTGATTTATGCTTATTCCAGTGTGTTTTGCATATTGTATTTAGATGTGTTTAGATATATTCAAAAGTTCATTCACTGTATTTGTACTTATTACAGTGACTTTTGCATATTGTATGTAGATGTATTCATAAGTATTCAAAAGTGCATTCACTGTTTTGTACTTATTACAATGACTTTTGCATGTTGTatgtagatgtatttatatgtattcaaaATTTCCATCACTGATTTGTGCTTACTCCAGTGTCTTTTGCATATTGTATTTAGATGTGTTTAGATGTATTCAAAAGTTCATTCACTGATTTGTACTTATTATAGTGCCTTTTATATATATAGTGAATTCAAAAGTTCATTCACTGATTTGTATTCAACATGTATTTAGATAGTTTTAGTTATGTATTTCGACTAAGTATTTTCATGTGTATTCTCAAGCCAACTGTATTTTGCTGTATTTACAACAACAGTCATTGCCATAACTCCTAATTTTTTGTGGTAATTATCAATACATTGTGTTTGCAAAACATGAATGAGTTATGTATTGCAAAAGATTTATGAAATCTTTGTAATTCTTGTTGTATGCAGGAAATAAAACTATTTGTGAAACACCCGCCTATTTCATCACCGCATATCAGTTCATATACTAACACAAACATAGTCTCCGACCTCAAAGAAAAACTTACTCCATAATAGtacaaaatatttgatactaCTTGTTTTGGAAGTTTCCTTGATATGAAGCGATGT
This DNA window, taken from Nicotiana tabacum cultivar K326 chromosome 4, ASM71507v2, whole genome shotgun sequence, encodes the following:
- the LOC107814906 gene encoding UPF0235 protein At5g63440 isoform X3 — protein: MLVDNQLQKMPKRKTDKAYVLDKEKYLARLSVDDAGKVLLKRGEGKLEKQFRMSCKGCGLFVCYRSEEDLETASFIYVVDGALSTIAAETNPQDAPVPPCISQLEGGLVQVAIEVEDRAQRSAITRVNADDVRVTVSAPAARGEANNELMEFMGRVLGLKLSQMTLQRGWNSKSKLLVVEDLTARQVYEKLLEAAQP
- the LOC107814906 gene encoding UPF0235 protein At5g63440 isoform X1, with product MPKRTTHTYSSEDAVTDGQNSDLFVYYCKHCSSHVLISDNQLQKMPKRKTDKAYVLDKEKYLARLSVDDAGKVLLKRGEGKLEKQFRMSCKGCGLFVCYRSEEDLETASFIYVVDGALSTIAAETNPQDAPVPPCISQLEGGLVQVAIEVEDRAQRSAITRVNADDVRVTVSAPAARGEANNELMEFMGRVLGLKLSQMTLQRGWNSKSKLLVVEDLTARQVYEKLLEAAQP
- the LOC107814906 gene encoding UPF0235 protein At5g63440 isoform X2; protein product: MQLPTVKTPISLSITANTAVLTSSSPKMPKRKTDKAYVLDKEKYLARLSVDDAGKVLLKRGEGKLEKQFRMSCKGCGLFVCYRSEEDLETASFIYVVDGALSTIAAETNPQDAPVPPCISQLEGGLVQVAIEVEDRAQRSAITRVNADDVRVTVSAPAARGEANNELMEFMGRVLGLKLSQMTLQRGWNSKSKLLVVEDLTARQVYEKLLEAAQP